DNA from Tachypleus tridentatus isolate NWPU-2018 chromosome 8, ASM421037v1, whole genome shotgun sequence:
ACAGTTGCTGATACTTTTGTGATTTAGTATAGCAACAAATGATAACAGTGGAAACTTTCAATTTGGGGTTATATTTTGGGTCATTAAATTTGTACTATAATAGTCTGGGAATAATTCAGTCATaagaatataatgttaaatatttttcaagttgATTTAAAAAATTTATGATAATCAATATTAGTGTTGTAAGTTGAAAGGATTAGTTAGATTTGATACATTCTCAAACTAAGGAGTCATGTTAAAGCAGAAATTTCAATTCTAACAAAGTAACAGGATGCAGAAACTAAAACCATgttcaaaacaacttacaaaaactTTCCCACAGTAAGATTAAATGTAAAAGATGAGCCACAGAAGAGTGTTGCTGTAAcagcaatatttttattactaggCTACACGAAAGAATGCTAATGTTCATTTTAGATCTAAGCCTAAATCTAGTATTTAGATTGCAAATGTATATATCAATAGGTATCCACACTTTcactgtaacaatgataaacataaaacattatataaaatcagGTTCATAACACATGCAAGACTTGCAAAGTCTTGTCATTAGAATACCTGGAATATATTGAACAAACCAAATGACATATCCATGAGAAACCTGATGTTAGCAGTCATTTtgccaaaaatcataaattaggaatacaaaatacaaaagtttaaaacatactttaaactACCCTTTCAACTGGTAGAACACCAGATTAATGTAGCACACATTTAACTTTCAGTCAAAaacttaagttaaatattttcataaattttataaaccAGTGAAAAGTCCATTACTATTACTTATGTCATATACATGTTCATAAATAAACGTATAAAAATATTGGAGCCTTTGACAAAACACTGGTTTTTACTGGGTTGTGATGATGACCCATTTTTGATTAGAAATATGAAAGGGGGGAGGGGTGCATTAAATACCTGATGACAGAAGTTATTCCAACATTAATTGTTGACATGACATTCTATAAACTAGATCAATAAGATTAACTGGTTGAGTCTACACATTATTTGagaaacaaatttgtttattattagtacCTTATCTTTTCTACACATAATGAAACCAATTTATGCAAAACTGCTATTTACAATACCCACCTTAAGTGTTTTGTATTTGCAATATGTTTATCATCacagcttttaaaaatttaagacatGTTACAAAGATAGCAGATTGctaattctgtaataaaaactaATTCTTAGTAAGTCATGTATATCAACCAGTGCAATAACGACTTGCCAAGTACAGCCAATCACGTGATTATTTACCAACTGATCTGTAATGCACTTAAGTATTGCTAGCAAAACAATCTACAGgtatactgaaaaaataaaaatgtcatgtCAAATGTGACATgtgaattttaaaagttaaaacagatGAACTATCATTTGTATCAAGTGATACTGATAATAAAACCCAATACCCGATGGACCTCTTTTGACAGTTTCACTATTATCTGGAAGAGAATCAAGTTAAACTCCTTTACCACAGTATTTCTTGTACCTTTAACTAAAACACACCGTATGATGTGTTGATAAGTAATGAATGTCAAGGTGAATTGTCTGTACCATACTTATAGCAAAGATTGAGTAAGGCAGTCAGTAATGTGAACAGTAACACTAATGTCTTAGATATTCAGCCCCCAATTTTGACCTAATTAAAAGAAAGACTTTTTAGCCATACAAGACCTTCTTGAGTTCAATccattaaaatacacaatttaattaaacaaatttttaaaatatggacACCATATTCTTCATTTTGCTAGCCTGGAGCATGATAAATTTCATTGCTTCATTACTATCCactattttcttaaaactttatttaaatgttaaagataatgcactaaaattaacttatttcaagTTTTGGCACATGccataatattaaataaccaCTTTCATAGTGTTAAATTAAATGAAATGTGGAAACTTGACATGCATGACAGTGTTTGATACCTCAATACAAAGTGACATCTAATTTCCAGACTAGTGAATTTACTACAGTAGAATCAAagtcaataattaaatattcgtTCTTTTACAACAAGAACGTCACACCAATTCCATCTTTACTCTTCACGACATTTAAGGCTCTTAACTAAGATGAGTCTGAAATGAAGCTTATGATCAACGCACCAACAACCTCACcctatttacaatatttttattggtttcttggcatatgaatattataattcataattataattatgaacataaaaccaacatttacatctagtctacaatgttaagagaaaaactacagtaagaaAAGTCATAAAgagctttctgtagcataatggtaattatcataacctgccaggaagactaacaggtaagcacaaaaaccaccatcagtcacctgaagttggcctttccagttctggtgtcaagttacttaatgttacggccattttctaatttcaaatcaaactagagagattgtgattcttaaaagggaaccataataaaaaaggtttaatgaataaatataaaacacttaaatgagattaaaaagattaatagcctttaaaaactaaaaactttatcaagttggacagtgtcactgtcaccaataactctgtctaaCATCATGGACAAACCATGGAACAGAACGTTTAAAGTGGTgttgtcgttgagagtcgtaacaacagcaaaaaaataaaatatggcttattgcgatctgagtgttacatagactacacactggtgcatcagttccagataaaagcaaaggatgagttaaaaaactgtgatgtgaccaatgcatagtctagttagaacaacttcctccttccaatccttacagaagcaagacagccaaagtcaaatatagagttttatttggaaaagcttgttttctcgTTGTTCActtcaagtcaactgccagctggcacagagccaagccttgaatacaggaccatagtccctgtaaggaataggcacagtggtgatagtgtcagagcagatagatttagctgccgtgtctgcaagcttgttcccacaaataccaacgtggcctggtatccagaaaaactggatagaagtagattttaaagagaaatgggccagtcggttttgaatatcagcaagaacacggtgtgaaccaacatgaagcaattccagggccaaaAGAGAAcaaagcaagtcagtataaatagtgcagtttgagtattaCACAGATAAGATTTACTGGAAAAACAGGTAGAagtttggttaaaaacaatgagCAAAATATTCTTACAACTCGAAGTACTTATAAAGGTGGTTTGTTTTAAGAGAAATAGTTTCTTCTCTTTatgatagtaaaaaatatattctgtacattgtcttttttattttctatcaaaataaaattcataacttCTTGTTCTTGTGCCCAGAGATTTATTCTGtcctataattttttttgtttctaattaaatgaaaaatgtatttacatcAGGCAGAAAGTTTTTTGATATATTAGTGTGTGGTTATTAGAACTTAATAGAAGTATACTATACATAGCTTAATCTATTATAAATCTAATCAAATGCATTATTAAAGTACAGAATCTGGTGACTGGTTTTGAAGAATATCTGGTATTTATcttctgttctttattttaggGAGCTTCTAGATAGACTTTGGCAAAGTTTGAAATGTACTTGTTCTTGTGGCACATAAATGTATGGAAACTGTTTTCCCTGTTGGACTTAATTGACCATAGATATTTGATTAGGTGTTATTATCAACCAGTTTAACCAGTGcagattataaaactttatgaacaaagattaaattatgaatatttcttAAATTACTAATGAGCACGTACAGTCAATCAGAACAGTATCAGTGCTACACAATTAGAAAAACATTATACTGGGTGAACAGAAGCCACAAAAAAATCTAGCACTTTTAGAATTGGGTAATAAAAAAGgatagttttataacaaaaatgattaaTCCATCCATTTTGTGTAGGATAACTTAGTAAATGTTATTGaagcttttaaaaacattctaggaTTGTCCTggctgtattaaaatgtattacctATTATAGCCTATTTATGTTGcttcattaaaaacaactgaacatagttataatgtttatacattttcagttgcaataaatgttaaaaagtttccaACTCccttaaagttaatttaatacaaCATTTCTCAACTGGTTCTGTGGGTTTATGTACACCAAAACATATGTTTAACttcctcaaaaaatttaaattacaaataaaaggtgatttaataaaagctattcacactttatatttgttttgaaaactttggtTAAATAAAGTGTCAGGTTAGTTCTACAAttagcatttaaaaatattttatcttttgaagAAAGAAGGTTGTATTTTATGTCCTAAAGTGAAAGCTActgtaaattgatttattttaatataaactaaaaataaactgtaaaggTAATTAAGTTTAATCAAAACTAAGATATAGAAGTTGAGAAATTGTTTCCAActgcaaaaattaaaacaaaaaccaagGGAGTTGTAGCAAGCTGCCAATATAACGTCTTATATTCATATTTGTTGCTTGCTGTTGGGGGCTCTCTATAGTCTTGGTACCTGAATGAAAaaaccatgaaataaaattaccttAAAATAGAAGCCagcattttaaacaacttattttattgtggatgttttacactttataaaatttcaaCTTTACCTTAAAATTGTTATCTGTACTcagtcatttttttaaaaaatttaactttctaTCTTAAACAACTAAGTACATCCTTGgagaaaaatactttaaagtttTGTTCAAATGTCACTTCTGttacaatacaaaatgaaacCAATGGTGAATATTATGAAATCTCTTgtgattattttttatgtttatagaaggataataaaatttctgtttagtaCTATGAATAATTATGCTATATTAAATAATGCACTTGAATAGAAGTGTAAAACCACTGTAATTTCTAACCTTCAAataggtttataaagaacaaaaatcaAATTCATTACTGCTTAAAGCAACATTTTTTGTCTAAACCTATCAGGCTAGCTTTGTAGAGTATTGGATTTTACTactgaaacaaaaagaaacttgccTGATTTATACATAGAATACcctctttttattagttatataaatacaaccaatttTCTAACAGCAATATAAAAGAGAGTTACAcatatttcttgaaaaacagaaGATAATAGAAGGGTTTGTCATTTgggttgaaattttatattctgggTTGTCAGTATCTACTATATATGTTTCTAATTGGTTGAACAATTTGAAGCCCTCACAAGAGAAGatacaaaaaaaacttgtaaatgaTAATTCAGAGCATCACAAGATTGTGCAGAGAAGTACAGACTGAGAacgtatttaaatattcattttttaagttataaaatatctttttgtaccaagtgtaataatatgtattgattgatataaagtagtttaattaaccCTTTATTGTCTCCACCCATATATCTACATATGCAAGATATCATCTACAGCATTATATCTGCACATGCCAAAAATCATTTCAACCCATATGTCTTTGCATAATAGACATCATTTCCACCCATATATTTAACATGACAGACATCATCTGTACCCATCTATCTGTGCATCATTTCCACCTACTTATACATGCTAAATATATCATGTTGCACTCAACTGCCTTGCATCTGGTTCATTGTGGTCAAAATGTTGTTGCAGTGATAGAAAATATTTCCATGGATGATAACTTTGAAACTAACTCAATAAAATGGTTGTACCTTGCACAATTTGATATCCCATGTCAATTGGGTTAAAGTTTGAATCTATGTAAAATGGTTGTAACTTGTGCACTTTGATATCCCATGTCAGTAGGATTAATGTTTGAATCCATATAAAATGGTTGTGATTTGTGCACTTTGATATCCCATGTCAGTAGGATTAATGTTTGAATCTATGTAAAATAGTTGTGATTTGTGCACTTTGATATCCCATGTCAGTAGGATTAATGTTTGAATCTATGTAAAATGGTTGTGATTTGTGCACTTTGATATCCCATGTCAGTAGGGTTAAAGAGACACTACACTGGTATGCCATGCCAGTTGGGTTAGAGATACCACATTGGTTCTTAATcacacatacattgttttatgctctgttaatttgaaacaataaagcaaaattaacacttacttgcagtattccacacTGGTGTCAGTCTCAGAAACGATATTCATATCAACAGAAAAgccactgatattgaaatctgacaaAGTAAAGTTCAGAAATCCATTCAgtgacccatctggtgaaatgaaaaatgtacagaatattttatcaaaaaaactTGATGTAAAGGCGATGATCAATGCCtgaaaagtaagaatatagaaatgatagttCAGAAAATAACATACTTTCACCTTAAGTAATATACTGTAACATTATCTAGTTTAATAGTGTAGGAGCAAACCTTAAAGTGTTTCACACCATTAAGTAGATTTgacaatgtaaaaaaattattcacaTATGTAAACGTCATAGTACACAGTTAACTAGGTTTGACATCGtggattataataaaattcattgtGTTAAATGTCTATTGCATCACTAACCATGCttgataaacagaaaataatagcaTTTTCATCTTAAATTTCCTATTACATCATTACTTTTTGAATTACATGAACATCAATTTACTACATAGaattattatactatataatTCCAAAATGGAGTAATAATATGGTGACAATGTACTTCAAGTGATCAGAAAGGTTAAAAAcgatttattgtttctattgacattaatatgtaatacattataaactccTGTCTCTTCATGATAGTAACAATTAAGTCTTTACATTACACCAAAATTGTGGTGGGTCAACACCATGACAATTCTTTAATGCACAAAATTTGgtctttaattaataacaaccGATGGTCAGTAGGTGTAAACCTGTAAACTGACTCATAAAAAGAAATCccatcaatgtattttataaacctaCTAAAGGTGCTTTAGATAATCATTGCAGAAAAAATACAAGTACacagaaattctaaaaaaaaatcatattaagtAACAGTTTTGGAACTGACCTatactttttacattaattactgtaatttaatAGTCACCTTAAACATCAAACGTTTCtacctttagtcttatactgttaaattaaggacggctaatgcAGGTAGCCCTCGCGTAGTTAAGCGCGAAATTCAGATCAAACCCCAGTTCTTCCGAAAAGCGAGGAAGCAGTTACGatcctaaattaaaactattaatttttcatttagggccagaattaataaatataacaaatgttatCATTTACGTTATAATGTTCATTTTGTTTCCAATAACAGGATATGAAATTTAGGTTCGGAATAAACTTCAAATTCCAGAGGGCTTCCGAAAGAGCCTCCCCCTCTGAAGGTATTATGATATTGAGAGGCGTTTTTAGGTATTCTCTAA
Protein-coding regions in this window:
- the LOC143224140 gene encoding anoctamin-2-like; translation: MNIVSETDTSVEYCKYQDYREPPTASNKYEYKTLYWQLATTPLVFVLIFAVGNNFSTSIS